A single region of the Psychrobacter alimentarius genome encodes:
- a CDS encoding aminotransferase-like domain-containing protein, translating to MTKIEIIMADVRAKIATVTYLPGTRLPSVRATAKHHGFSPSTVVEAYERLQTDGIIVSRPGAGFYVCDIIAPLSLAAIGPNLDRAVDPLWVSRQSLETTSEALKPGCGWLPPDWLYAEGMRRGLRYVAKADTSVISEYASPLGLLELRQLLTRRMAGLGIEAKPAQVILTESGTQSIDLIFRFLLMPGDTVVVDDPCYFNFHALLRAHRVNVVGVPYTPTGPDVDAFASVLNEHKPRLYITNAAIHNPTGATLAPATAYRVLQLAQAAGLYIIEDDIFADFETTPAPRLAALDGLSKVFYIGSFSKTLSASMRCGYIAAPNEWVEHLLDLKIATGFGGGQLAAAVVLSALTDSGYRKHMAALHTRLARARAQTVPRLTKLGIVPWLIPQAGMFLWCKLPDSRSAAALANHCLSKGVVLAPGNTFSQSKNAESFMRFNVAQANDAKIFEVLAQALN from the coding sequence ATGACCAAAATTGAAATCATAATGGCAGATGTTAGGGCAAAAATAGCCACAGTCACTTACCTGCCAGGAACGCGCTTGCCGTCTGTGCGCGCCACTGCCAAACATCACGGATTCTCGCCCTCTACGGTGGTAGAAGCTTATGAGCGACTACAAACAGATGGCATCATCGTCTCTCGCCCTGGTGCAGGCTTTTATGTCTGCGATATCATAGCGCCTCTGTCGTTGGCAGCAATAGGGCCAAATCTGGATCGAGCCGTAGACCCATTATGGGTATCGAGACAGTCTCTTGAAACGACGAGTGAAGCCTTAAAACCTGGTTGTGGCTGGTTACCGCCTGATTGGTTATATGCAGAAGGCATGCGCCGAGGTTTACGCTACGTAGCCAAAGCAGATACTAGTGTCATTAGCGAGTATGCCTCACCATTAGGATTGTTAGAGCTGCGCCAGTTATTGACAAGGCGTATGGCGGGCTTGGGTATTGAGGCAAAGCCCGCACAGGTGATATTGACAGAATCTGGCACTCAGTCGATAGATCTAATTTTTCGCTTTTTATTGATGCCTGGTGACACCGTTGTGGTGGATGATCCTTGTTACTTTAATTTTCATGCCTTACTGCGAGCGCATCGGGTGAACGTTGTCGGTGTGCCCTATACACCAACTGGTCCAGACGTTGATGCCTTTGCATCGGTCTTAAACGAGCATAAACCGCGCCTTTATATTACTAACGCCGCCATCCATAATCCCACTGGTGCAACCTTAGCGCCAGCGACGGCATATCGGGTATTACAGTTGGCACAAGCAGCTGGGTTATACATCATTGAAGATGATATTTTTGCCGATTTTGAGACCACACCAGCGCCTAGACTGGCGGCGTTGGATGGGTTATCAAAGGTGTTTTATATTGGCAGTTTTTCTAAAACCTTGTCAGCGTCCATGCGCTGCGGCTATATCGCTGCACCTAATGAATGGGTAGAGCATTTATTGGACTTGAAAATAGCCACAGGTTTCGGCGGTGGTCAACTAGCAGCAGCGGTTGTATTGTCTGCACTGACGGATAGCGGCTACCGTAAGCACATGGCGGCGCTTCATACGCGCTTAGCACGCGCCCGCGCCCAAACAGTGCCTCGCTTGACCAAACTGGGTATTGTGCCTTGGCTGATACCGCAGGCAGGCATGTTTCTTTGGTGCAAACTTCCTGACAGTCGTAGTGCCGCCGCATTAGCAAACCATTGCTTATCAAAAGGCGTGGTCTTGGCTCCAGGAAATACGTTTAGCCAATCCAAAAATGCAGAAAGCTTTATGCGTTTTAATGTCGCCCAAGCAAACGATGCCAAAATATTTGAGGTATTGGCGCAGGCATTGAACTAA
- a CDS encoding alpha/beta fold hydrolase, whose protein sequence is MQTFERIININGKNARYYDLSDLGQKTKDAKSTPAHFYGGNGFATGVYIPLLSKLSERFELSSLAMRGYWQDLPTLKKLTREQDADMLIDFLEKTQDKPVVGIGHSQGATAMAIAAAKRPELFSQLYLIEPVTFTKPQKLMMDLMPAKLKMSHEPFKSTLAKQAEWQSIEAYYDYLRAHRAFKRIDDDHLYVFAKNSLVQEEQKYRLLFTPEQELASYFDTPFVNDALKTLNNIALPYTILMGKPSIFISQKVRKVWKNLVPTTQIIELPDNGHLLPMEAPVQCANLIVKTFNDSMSGAA, encoded by the coding sequence ATGCAAACATTCGAACGTATTATTAATATAAATGGCAAAAACGCCCGATATTATGATCTGTCTGACTTAGGTCAAAAAACAAAAGATGCCAAGTCGACACCCGCACATTTTTATGGAGGTAATGGTTTTGCGACGGGGGTTTATATACCGCTATTAAGCAAGCTCAGTGAGCGCTTCGAGCTCAGTAGTCTGGCCATGCGTGGATATTGGCAAGATTTGCCAACGCTCAAAAAGCTGACCCGTGAGCAAGATGCAGATATGTTGATTGATTTTTTGGAGAAAACGCAAGATAAGCCGGTGGTGGGTATTGGTCATTCTCAGGGCGCGACTGCGATGGCCATCGCTGCTGCCAAACGCCCAGAGCTGTTTTCACAGCTGTATTTGATAGAGCCGGTGACGTTTACCAAACCGCAAAAGCTTATGATGGATTTGATGCCAGCTAAATTAAAAATGAGTCATGAGCCATTTAAAAGTACACTTGCTAAGCAGGCAGAGTGGCAAAGCATTGAAGCGTACTACGACTATCTACGAGCACATCGTGCCTTCAAACGTATTGATGATGACCATCTTTACGTCTTCGCAAAAAACAGTCTCGTTCAAGAAGAGCAGAAATATCGCTTACTGTTCACGCCCGAGCAAGAGCTGGCAAGCTACTTTGACACACCATTCGTCAATGACGCACTAAAGACGCTTAATAACATAGCGCTTCCCTATACTATTCTTATGGGTAAGCCTTCTATCTTTATTAGCCAAAAAGTTCGCAAAGTCTGGAAAAATCTGGTTCCAACCACACAAATTATTGAGTTACCAGACAATGGGCATCTTTTGCCAATGGAAGCGCCTGTACAATGCGCGAATCTGATTGTCAAAACCTTTAATGATAGTATGAGCGGTGCGGCATAA
- a CDS encoding ParD-like family protein, protein MGIVKIDDDLHEEIRKASTVMVRSINAQAEYWMKIGMLAEANPTLSYSQIINKEMRKADINIGNLIDG, encoded by the coding sequence ATGGGTATCGTAAAAATCGATGATGATTTACATGAAGAGATTCGCAAAGCGAGTACTGTGATGGTGCGATCAATCAACGCCCAAGCTGAGTATTGGATGAAGATAGGTATGCTTGCTGAGGCCAACCCCACCTTGTCGTATTCCCAAATTATCAATAAAGAGATGAGAAAAGCAGATATCAACATAGGAAATCTTATCGATGGCTAA
- the map gene encoding type I methionyl aminopeptidase — translation MANIILKTPEELAIMRKSGRLLASVFDYLDKNITVGTSTMEINDLAERYIIDQLGARPASKGQYGYEYALNTSVNNVVCHGIPSDSQILKSGDIVNVDITLEQGGFIADSSKMYLIGEVLPLAKRLVDKTYDAMWEGIRVVRPGATLGDVGHAIQTYAEKHGYSIVKEYCGHGIGREMHEKPEVLHYGHEGKGLLLEEGMTFTIEPMINQGKAKVKTKNDGWTVVTSDKKLSAQWEHTIAVTSDGYEVLTLRDDESLSIK, via the coding sequence ATGGCTAACATCATTTTAAAAACACCTGAAGAATTGGCAATCATGCGTAAGTCTGGACGCCTACTCGCCTCTGTTTTTGACTATCTCGATAAAAATATTACTGTTGGCACCTCTACGATGGAGATCAACGATCTTGCTGAGCGTTATATCATCGATCAACTAGGCGCACGTCCAGCGAGCAAAGGTCAATATGGTTATGAGTATGCGCTAAATACCTCCGTCAATAATGTCGTCTGCCACGGTATTCCTTCAGACAGTCAAATACTCAAATCAGGCGATATCGTGAATGTGGACATCACTTTAGAACAAGGCGGCTTTATCGCAGATTCGAGCAAAATGTATTTAATCGGCGAGGTTTTACCACTAGCAAAACGTTTGGTGGATAAAACCTACGACGCTATGTGGGAAGGTATACGGGTGGTAAGACCGGGAGCAACGCTTGGTGATGTTGGTCATGCGATTCAGACTTATGCTGAAAAACATGGCTACTCTATCGTAAAAGAATACTGTGGGCATGGCATCGGACGTGAGATGCACGAAAAACCAGAAGTGCTGCATTATGGGCATGAGGGAAAAGGTTTATTGCTAGAAGAAGGGATGACCTTTACGATTGAACCTATGATCAATCAAGGTAAGGCCAAAGTTAAAACGAAAAACGATGGTTGGACAGTCGTCACCAGTGATAAGAAATTGTCCGCACAATGGGAACATACGATTGCGGTAACATCAGATGGTTATGAAGTGCTTACGCTTCGAGATGATGAATCTCTGTCAATTAAATAA
- a CDS encoding LysR family transcriptional regulator, giving the protein MELRHLRYFVAVAEEKSFNKAATRLFISQPPLSRQIKQLEDEVGVTLIDRENRPLKLTEAGEFFYDHAIQILKKSDDLRAMTIRKGNFDNTLSIGFVSSILYGILPKVIAHFREVYPNIEIKLYELNSWQQTQGLIEGKIDVGFGRLLFEDASIRRMVLREESLVVAVPIGHPLVKEGRTSLRLIDLTNENLLLYPTAPRPSFIDYVLELFEARQLKANYFTEVRELHVALGLVAAGEGLTIVPKTLEHLRNQEVTYIPFEDGLITSPIVMSVRHFDKSELLKTLLNVTYQIYDAEGFDYKKERI; this is encoded by the coding sequence ATGGAACTGAGGCACTTACGCTACTTTGTGGCAGTTGCAGAAGAAAAGAGCTTCAATAAAGCGGCAACCCGTCTGTTTATTTCACAGCCGCCGCTTAGTAGACAGATTAAGCAGCTAGAGGATGAGGTGGGTGTCACGCTCATTGATCGAGAAAATCGTCCGCTTAAGCTCACTGAGGCAGGCGAGTTTTTTTATGATCATGCCATTCAGATATTAAAAAAATCAGACGATCTGCGTGCGATGACCATTCGTAAAGGCAATTTTGATAATACGCTGTCTATCGGTTTTGTCTCATCGATTCTATACGGCATCTTGCCAAAGGTCATTGCCCATTTTCGTGAAGTCTATCCAAACATAGAGATCAAACTCTATGAGCTGAACTCTTGGCAGCAAACACAAGGATTGATAGAAGGGAAAATAGACGTTGGGTTTGGCAGACTGTTATTCGAAGATGCTTCTATCAGGCGGATGGTGCTTCGAGAGGAGAGCTTGGTTGTTGCGGTTCCTATTGGTCATCCTTTAGTAAAAGAGGGGCGTACCAGTCTCAGACTAATCGATCTGACCAACGAAAATCTATTGTTATATCCAACCGCGCCGCGCCCCAGCTTTATAGATTATGTGTTGGAATTGTTTGAAGCACGTCAGTTAAAAGCCAATTATTTTACAGAAGTGCGTGAGTTGCATGTGGCGCTGGGACTGGTGGCGGCAGGTGAGGGTTTGACCATCGTGCCAAAAACGCTTGAACATTTGCGCAATCAAGAAGTGACTTATATCCCTTTTGAAGATGGATTGATTACGTCCCCAATTGTGATGAGCGTCAGACATTTCGACAAGTCGGAGCTATTAAAAACATTGCTAAATGTCACTTATCAAATCTACGATGCAGAAGGTTTTGATTATAAAAAAGAACGTATCTAG
- a CDS encoding muconate/chloromuconate family cycloisomerase translates to MIRSINTLLVPIPTIRAHKLACTVMNEQVLVLVHIQTEDGYEGWGEATTIGGLSYADESPHSIKTNIDTYFTPLLLKEQPASAAKAMQLLNIHINGNRFAKCAIETALLDIEGKRLNLPISELIGGRVRDRIEVAWTLASGNTATDINEAKQMVAQNRHRIFKLKIGSRPILDDVAHVLAIKQALPNCRITVDVNQAWTELEAMKGISLLQNGGVDLIEQPVSMRNKSALKRLTEHFDVPIMADEVVQDPQNAFQLAADHCADVFAVKINQAGGLKAACLIGQMAHLAGVELYGGTMLEGPIGTAASAHVFSTYPSLRFDTELFGPLLLTEDVLAQPLDYQDFGLNVPTGAGLGIEVDSDKVYHYAKQAAAMLTTSSSLDYASNAYSETV, encoded by the coding sequence ATGATTCGTTCAATCAATACCTTGCTGGTACCAATACCTACTATCCGAGCACACAAGCTTGCTTGTACCGTCATGAACGAACAAGTACTCGTACTCGTACACATCCAAACAGAAGATGGCTATGAAGGCTGGGGCGAAGCGACAACTATTGGTGGTCTAAGCTATGCTGACGAAAGCCCTCACAGCATCAAGACCAATATCGATACCTACTTTACCCCGTTATTACTAAAAGAGCAGCCTGCTAGCGCAGCAAAAGCCATGCAATTGCTAAATATTCATATCAATGGCAACCGTTTTGCCAAATGCGCGATTGAAACCGCATTACTCGATATTGAAGGCAAACGTCTCAACCTGCCTATTAGTGAGCTAATCGGTGGTCGTGTTCGGGATCGTATCGAAGTGGCATGGACACTTGCCAGTGGTAATACCGCGACCGATATCAATGAAGCCAAGCAAATGGTGGCACAAAACAGACACCGCATTTTTAAATTAAAAATTGGCAGCCGTCCTATACTTGACGACGTGGCGCATGTATTGGCAATCAAACAAGCCTTACCCAACTGCCGCATCACGGTCGATGTCAATCAGGCTTGGACAGAACTTGAAGCAATGAAAGGTATCAGTCTATTACAAAATGGCGGTGTTGATCTTATCGAGCAACCCGTATCGATGCGTAATAAATCAGCGCTCAAACGTTTAACTGAGCACTTTGATGTGCCGATTATGGCCGATGAAGTGGTTCAAGACCCACAGAATGCGTTTCAATTAGCCGCCGACCACTGTGCAGATGTTTTTGCGGTAAAAATCAATCAAGCAGGTGGCCTAAAAGCAGCCTGTCTGATTGGACAAATGGCACATTTAGCGGGCGTGGAGCTGTATGGCGGTACGATGTTAGAGGGCCCTATTGGCACAGCGGCATCAGCCCATGTGTTCTCAACGTATCCAAGTTTAAGGTTCGATACAGAGCTGTTCGGCCCGCTTTTATTGACCGAAGACGTTTTAGCACAGCCACTAGACTACCAAGATTTTGGCCTAAATGTCCCTACAGGTGCAGGTCTGGGCATCGAAGTGGACAGCGACAAAGTCTATCACTATGCCAAGCAGGCAGCAGCCATGCTAACAACGTCATCGTCGTTAGATTATGCAAGTAATGCTTATAGTGAGACCGTGTAA
- the catC gene encoding muconolactone Delta-isomerase: protein MLYHVRMDVLLPTDMDVDTVNELKTTEKALSQKLQEQGKWRHIWRLAGEYANFSIFDVESHEELHNIMMSLPLYPYMKVEITPLLRHPSSVRDDDS, encoded by the coding sequence ATGTTATATCACGTCAGAATGGATGTTTTACTACCAACCGATATGGATGTAGATACGGTCAATGAGCTTAAAACCACCGAAAAAGCCCTGTCGCAAAAACTACAAGAGCAAGGTAAATGGCGTCACATTTGGCGTTTGGCTGGTGAGTATGCCAACTTTAGCATTTTCGATGTTGAGAGTCATGAAGAGCTACACAATATCATGATGTCCTTACCGCTTTATCCTTATATGAAAGTCGAGATCACGCCACTACTTCGTCATCCATCCTCTGTGCGTGATGACGATAGCTGA
- the catA gene encoding catechol 1,2-dioxygenase → MERSQIEALATQFVKGKIDFPEQVNPRIQAIVLRLVTDLMQAINDLKITADEYWSGVEFIGDLGKEAGLLSPGLGFDHFMDLMIEEDLKAAGLDGGTVRTIEGPLYVAGAPEEKGFARLDDGTNLDIGTVLFMQGTVYGEDNQPLPNAKVEVWHANSLGNYSFFDESQTPFNLRRSIITDENGKYAFRSIVPLGYSVPPDGMTQKVLGALGRHGHRPAHIHFFASAEGYRKLTTQINIDGDEYLWDDFAFASREGLVPEVTMVEEADKLKEKEVDKPYASIDFDFYLVKDLEQSIQGSEVERRRAQG, encoded by the coding sequence ATGGAACGCAGCCAAATTGAAGCTTTAGCCACGCAATTCGTCAAAGGCAAAATCGACTTCCCTGAACAAGTCAATCCACGCATACAAGCGATCGTTTTGCGTCTCGTCACAGACCTTATGCAAGCCATCAACGATCTAAAAATCACGGCCGATGAATACTGGTCTGGTGTGGAGTTCATTGGTGATTTGGGCAAAGAAGCAGGGTTATTGTCACCTGGGCTTGGCTTCGATCACTTTATGGATCTGATGATTGAAGAAGATTTAAAAGCAGCGGGGCTGGATGGTGGGACGGTTCGTACCATCGAAGGCCCACTTTATGTCGCTGGTGCGCCAGAAGAAAAAGGTTTTGCGCGTCTAGATGATGGTACGAATCTTGATATTGGCACCGTATTGTTTATGCAAGGCACGGTTTATGGTGAAGACAACCAGCCACTACCAAACGCCAAAGTAGAAGTCTGGCACGCCAATAGCTTGGGCAACTATTCGTTCTTTGATGAGTCACAAACACCGTTTAACCTACGTCGCAGTATCATCACGGACGAAAACGGCAAGTATGCGTTTCGTAGCATTGTACCGCTTGGGTATTCAGTGCCACCAGATGGCATGACACAAAAAGTACTCGGTGCGCTAGGCCGTCATGGTCATCGCCCTGCCCACATTCACTTCTTTGCTAGTGCAGAGGGTTATCGCAAGTTGACCACACAGATCAACATCGATGGCGATGAATACTTATGGGATGACTTCGCTTTTGCAAGCCGTGAAGGTTTAGTACCAGAAGTCACGATGGTCGAAGAGGCAGACAAGCTAAAAGAAAAAGAAGTTGATAAGCCTTACGCCAGCATTGATTTTGATTTTTATCTTGTCAAAGACCTCGAACAATCCATCCAAGGCAGCGAAGTCGAACGCCGACGCGCCCAAGGTTAA
- the benA gene encoding benzoate 1,2-dioxygenase large subunit codes for MSERINLVPEGSDITIDDFLEENKEEGVYRLHRSAFTNQELFELEMKHIFESNWVYLAHESQVPNNNDYYTSYIGRQPVILARNKEGELHCMINACSHRGAQLCRHKKGNKATYTCPFHGWTFNNSGKLLKVKDPRHAGYPEGFNKEGSHDLKPVKLANYKGFLFASLNDDVAPIEEWLGGSTKILDMIVNQSPEGLEVLRGTSTYTFDGNWKLQAENGADGYHVSAVHWNYAATTARRKEQEAIKADNIKAMNAGKWGRQGGGFYSFENGHMLLWTHWENPQDRPNYAYRDDYVAKYGEAMADWMIGRSRNLCLYPNVYIMDQFGSQIRVLRPLAVDKTEVTIWCIAPKGESDESRTRRIRQYEDFFNVTGMATPDDLEEFRSCQEGYNGIKLEWNDMCRGSEHWIEGADEGAAAIDLKPLMSGVKTEDEGLYTVQHRYWHEEMKKALAQKNNDTV; via the coding sequence ATGAGCGAGCGTATCAATCTAGTACCTGAAGGATCAGATATTACCATCGATGATTTTTTAGAAGAAAATAAAGAAGAAGGCGTTTATCGTTTGCATCGTAGTGCCTTCACCAATCAAGAGCTGTTCGAGCTTGAAATGAAGCATATCTTTGAAAGCAATTGGGTTTATCTGGCACATGAAAGTCAGGTGCCAAATAACAATGATTACTACACCTCATACATTGGACGTCAGCCCGTCATCCTTGCCCGTAATAAAGAAGGCGAGCTACATTGTATGATCAACGCGTGCTCACATCGCGGCGCACAATTATGCCGTCATAAAAAAGGCAATAAAGCGACTTACACCTGCCCCTTCCACGGCTGGACTTTTAATAACTCAGGCAAACTACTCAAAGTAAAAGACCCAAGACACGCAGGGTACCCTGAAGGCTTTAACAAAGAAGGCTCTCACGACCTCAAACCAGTCAAGCTTGCCAACTATAAAGGCTTTTTATTCGCCAGCCTAAATGATGACGTTGCCCCTATCGAAGAGTGGCTGGGCGGCTCTACCAAAATCCTTGACATGATTGTCAATCAATCTCCAGAAGGTCTCGAGGTCCTACGTGGCACCTCAACCTACACCTTTGATGGTAACTGGAAGCTGCAAGCAGAAAATGGTGCCGACGGCTACCATGTGTCAGCCGTACATTGGAACTACGCGGCGACGACTGCGCGCCGTAAAGAGCAAGAAGCGATAAAGGCAGACAACATCAAAGCCATGAATGCAGGGAAATGGGGTCGTCAAGGCGGTGGGTTTTACTCTTTTGAAAACGGTCATATGCTGCTATGGACACATTGGGAAAACCCACAAGACCGTCCAAACTATGCGTATCGCGACGACTATGTGGCCAAATATGGCGAAGCGATGGCGGATTGGATGATTGGGCGTTCGCGTAACTTATGTCTGTATCCAAACGTCTACATCATGGATCAGTTTGGCTCGCAAATCCGCGTGCTTCGTCCGCTAGCCGTTGATAAAACTGAAGTCACCATTTGGTGTATCGCGCCAAAAGGCGAAAGTGACGAATCACGTACGCGCCGCATTCGTCAGTACGAAGACTTCTTTAACGTCACTGGCATGGCGACGCCTGACGATTTGGAAGAGTTCCGCTCATGTCAAGAAGGCTATAACGGAATTAAGCTGGAATGGAACGATATGTGCCGAGGCTCAGAGCATTGGATCGAAGGAGCTGATGAAGGCGCAGCTGCCATTGATCTTAAACCTTTGATGAGTGGGGTTAAGACTGAAGATGAGGGTCTTTATACCGTACAGCATCGCTACTGGCATGAAGAGATGAAAAAAGCCTTGGCGCAAAAAAACAACGACACGGTATAG
- the benB gene encoding benzoate 1,2-dioxygenase small subunit, whose amino-acid sequence MKNTSVSIEEIRQFLYREARLLDEKKWEEWLACYDEDCPFWMPSWDDDGELISDPQREISLIYYPDRRGLEDRIFRIETERSSATIPDTRTAHNLSNIELLEDNNGIVTVRFNWINKSYRYHETNTYWGYSQYKIDMTQDRPKILDKYVVLKDDYVHQIMDVYHI is encoded by the coding sequence ATGAAAAACACAAGCGTTAGTATCGAAGAGATTCGGCAGTTTTTGTACCGTGAAGCACGCTTACTGGATGAAAAAAAATGGGAAGAATGGCTCGCCTGTTACGACGAAGACTGCCCATTTTGGATGCCGAGTTGGGATGATGATGGCGAGCTGATTAGTGACCCACAAAGAGAGATCTCACTGATTTATTACCCTGATCGTCGTGGTCTTGAAGATCGTATCTTCCGTATCGAAACGGAGCGCTCATCTGCGACCATTCCCGATACCCGCACCGCTCATAATCTATCTAACATTGAACTGCTTGAAGATAACAACGGTATCGTGACAGTACGCTTTAATTGGATTAATAAATCTTATCGCTATCATGAGACCAATACTTACTGGGGTTACTCTCAGTACAAAATAGACATGACCCAAGACCGGCCAAAGATTTTGGATAAGTATGTGGTCTTAAAAGACGACTATGTGCATCAAATCATGGATGTCTATCACATCTAA
- the benC gene encoding benzoate 1,2-dioxygenase electron transfer component BenC: protein MEYNIALQFEDGVTGFIKCEADETVAEAAYRQKFNIPVDCLDGACGTCRCHCESGSYDMHPDMYIEDALTEAEASEGYVLTCQMIPESDCVIKVPSSSEACKVGKSTFKGKLQQLNVLSESTIHFGIDIENPDALVFLPGQYVNINIPNSDETRSYSFSSVPNAKQAEFVVRNIPNGKMSTFLSDIAQLGQDIDFEGPFGSFYLRPLVRPTLFLAGGTGIAPFLSMLKSLEVAGGHHPVKMVYGVTNDTDLVEIETLEEVKQNHAWFDYRTCVASEDSRHERKGYVTSHVEEDWLNGGDVDVYLCGPLAMVDAVSHWLDASQLKPSNFYYEKFTPSEK from the coding sequence ATGGAATACAATATTGCTCTACAGTTCGAAGACGGCGTCACAGGATTTATTAAGTGTGAAGCAGATGAGACGGTTGCCGAAGCCGCGTATCGTCAAAAATTTAACATTCCAGTGGATTGTCTAGATGGCGCATGTGGCACTTGCCGTTGCCATTGTGAATCGGGCAGCTATGACATGCACCCTGATATGTATATCGAAGATGCACTCACAGAAGCTGAAGCTAGCGAAGGCTATGTATTGACCTGTCAGATGATTCCTGAAAGCGACTGTGTCATTAAAGTACCAAGCTCTTCTGAAGCTTGCAAAGTCGGTAAATCGACTTTTAAAGGCAAACTTCAACAGCTCAATGTCTTGTCTGAATCAACCATTCATTTTGGCATTGATATCGAAAATCCAGATGCTTTGGTATTTTTGCCCGGACAATACGTCAATATCAACATCCCCAATTCTGACGAGACACGCTCTTACTCGTTCAGCTCTGTGCCCAATGCCAAGCAGGCTGAGTTTGTGGTTCGTAATATTCCTAACGGCAAGATGAGCACCTTTTTATCGGATATCGCGCAACTTGGTCAAGACATTGATTTTGAAGGGCCATTTGGTAGCTTTTACTTGCGTCCTCTTGTGCGTCCGACTCTATTTTTGGCAGGTGGAACGGGCATTGCACCTTTTTTATCCATGTTAAAAAGTTTGGAAGTTGCTGGCGGTCATCACCCTGTCAAGATGGTTTATGGGGTCACCAATGATACAGATTTGGTAGAAATCGAAACACTTGAAGAGGTGAAACAAAACCATGCTTGGTTTGATTATCGTACCTGTGTGGCAAGCGAAGACAGTCGTCACGAGCGTAAAGGCTATGTCACAAGTCACGTGGAAGAGGACTGGTTAAATGGCGGTGATGTCGACGTGTATCTTTGCGGCCCTTTAGCCATGGTTGATGCTGTCAGTCATTGGTTAGATGCCAGCCAGCTCAAGCCCAGTAATTTTTATTATGAGAAATTTACGCCAAGTGAAAAGTAG
- a CDS encoding 2-keto-3-deoxygluconate permease: MENMDSYTGLDRLLLKILKIPGALMIVPLFLGVMFNTFAPQILDIGSFTTALFKNGLAVLIGLFFLAVGSQISFKTALPSVEKGVVLLLAKFGIAVIFGLSVAFFTPEGMLFGLLPIAIIAAMSNSNGSLYVALTSQFGNKTDKGAISILSINDGPFLTLVALGVAGLAAFPLLALFAAIFPMIFGFILGNSSIIARKFLAPGEKLIIPFAAFAIGAGINLEVLLGQGSVGILLGAATAVISGGTALLALYFWHRVRRHPKSCRNLVAAASEASVAGNAIATPAMVTALDPSYLPIQGAATAQIAAAVVTTAFILPFFVAWLAAWQKRQGITPENEDRFYEEKSIKREHVLKAEVNIKS; encoded by the coding sequence ATGGAAAACATGGATAGTTATACAGGTCTAGACAGGCTTCTACTAAAGATTCTCAAGATACCTGGTGCATTAATGATCGTACCCCTTTTTCTTGGAGTTATGTTCAATACTTTTGCACCACAAATATTAGATATTGGTAGCTTTACTACTGCTCTTTTTAAAAACGGGCTTGCGGTTTTAATTGGACTTTTTTTTCTAGCAGTAGGCTCTCAAATTAGTTTTAAAACTGCATTGCCATCTGTAGAAAAAGGCGTTGTATTACTGCTTGCAAAATTTGGTATTGCTGTCATTTTTGGACTATCTGTTGCATTTTTTACTCCCGAAGGCATGCTTTTTGGATTATTACCTATAGCTATTATTGCAGCGATGTCCAATTCAAACGGTTCACTTTATGTCGCTCTAACAAGTCAATTTGGAAACAAAACGGACAAAGGAGCCATCTCGATACTTTCTATTAATGATGGACCTTTTCTTACTTTAGTCGCCCTTGGTGTAGCAGGACTTGCCGCGTTTCCCTTACTGGCGCTTTTCGCTGCTATTTTTCCAATGATATTTGGTTTTATTCTTGGAAACAGCAGCATAATTGCTAGGAAATTTCTAGCGCCAGGAGAAAAACTCATTATTCCTTTCGCCGCTTTTGCTATTGGTGCTGGAATTAATCTAGAAGTATTACTAGGGCAAGGATCAGTTGGCATCTTATTGGGAGCTGCTACCGCAGTAATCTCTGGTGGTACTGCCCTGCTCGCTCTTTATTTTTGGCACAGGGTACGTCGACATCCCAAATCTTGTAGAAACCTAGTGGCTGCAGCTTCTGAAGCCAGTGTAGCAGGAAATGCGATTGCAACTCCCGCTATGGTCACTGCCTTAGACCCAAGCTATCTGCCTATACAAGGGGCTGCCACTGCGCAAATTGCTGCGGCAGTAGTTACCACCGCTTTCATTCTGCCGTTCTTCGTCGCTTGGTTAGCTGCTTGGCAAAAACGACAAGGAATTACACCTGAAAACGAAGATAGATTCTATGAAGAAAAAAGTATAAAACGTGAACATGTTTTAAAAGCGGAAGTAAATATAAAAAGTTAA